The Corynebacterium suranareeae genome window below encodes:
- the tkt gene encoding transketolase translates to MTLSPELQALTVRNYPSDWSDADTKAVDTVRVLAADAVENCGSGHPGTAMSLAPLAYTLYQRIMNVDPQDTNWAGRDRFVLSCGHSSLTQYIQLYLGGFGLEMDDLKALRTWDSLTPGHPEYRHTKGVEITTGPLGQGLASAVGMAMAARRERGLFDPTAAEGESPFDHHIYVIASDGDLQEGVTSEASSIAGTQQLGNLIVFWDDNRISIEDNTEIAFNEDVVARYKAYGWQTIEVEGGEDVAAIEAAVAEAKKDTSRPTFIRVRTIIGFPAPTMMNTGSVHGAALGADEVAATKTELGFDPEAHFAIDDEVIAHTRSLAERAAEKKAAWQVKFDAWAAANPENKALFDRLNSRELPAGYADELPSWDADEKGVATRKASEAALQALGKTLPELWGGSADLAGSNNTVIKGSPSFGPESISTETWSAEPYGRNLHFGIREHAMGSILNGISLHGGTRPYGGTFLIFSDYMRPAVRLAALMETDAYYVWTHDSIGLGEDGPTHQPVETLAALRAIPGLSVLRPADANETAQAWAAALEYKEGPKGLALTRQNVPVLEGTKEKAAEGVRRGAYVLVEGSKETPDVILLGSGSEVQLAVNAAKVLESEGVAARVVSVPCMDWFLEQDADYIESVLPAAVTARASVEAGIAMPWYRLLGTQGRAVSLEHFGASADYQTLFEKFGITTDAVVAAAKDSINA, encoded by the coding sequence TTGACGCTGTCACCTGAACTTCAGGCGCTCACTGTACGCAATTACCCCTCTGATTGGTCCGATGCGGACACCAAGGCTGTGGACACAGTTCGTGTTCTCGCTGCAGACGCCGTTGAAAACTGCGGCTCGGGCCACCCAGGCACCGCAATGAGCTTGGCTCCCCTTGCTTACACCCTGTACCAGCGGATCATGAATGTTGATCCTCAGGACACCAATTGGGCAGGCCGCGACCGCTTCGTACTTTCTTGTGGACACTCCTCCCTCACCCAGTACATCCAGCTCTACTTGGGTGGCTTTGGACTTGAGATGGATGATCTCAAGGCTTTGCGCACGTGGGATTCCCTAACCCCTGGTCACCCTGAATACCGCCACACCAAGGGTGTAGAGATCACCACTGGCCCACTGGGGCAGGGTCTTGCATCTGCTGTCGGTATGGCAATGGCCGCTCGTCGCGAGCGTGGCCTTTTCGATCCAACCGCTGCGGAAGGTGAATCCCCATTCGATCACCACATCTACGTCATTGCGTCTGATGGTGATCTTCAGGAGGGCGTCACCTCTGAAGCTTCTTCTATCGCCGGTACCCAGCAGCTGGGTAACCTCATTGTGTTCTGGGATGACAACCGCATCTCCATCGAAGACAACACTGAGATCGCTTTCAACGAAGACGTCGTCGCTCGCTACAAGGCTTACGGCTGGCAGACCATTGAGGTTGAAGGTGGCGAAGACGTTGCCGCTATTGAAGCAGCTGTAGCAGAAGCTAAGAAGGATACTTCGCGCCCAACCTTCATCCGTGTGCGCACCATCATCGGATTCCCTGCACCAACCATGATGAACACCGGCTCTGTGCACGGTGCAGCTTTGGGTGCAGATGAGGTTGCGGCAACCAAGACTGAGCTCGGATTTGATCCTGAGGCTCACTTTGCCATTGATGATGAAGTTATTGCTCACACCCGTTCACTTGCAGAGCGCGCAGCTGAGAAGAAGGCTGCATGGCAAGTTAAGTTTGATGCCTGGGCTGCTGCAAACCCTGAGAACAAGGCTTTGTTCGATCGCCTGAACTCCCGTGAACTTCCTGCGGGCTACGCAGATGAGCTGCCTTCCTGGGATGCAGATGAGAAGGGTGTTGCAACCCGTAAGGCGTCCGAGGCTGCTCTTCAGGCACTGGGCAAGACCCTTCCTGAGCTGTGGGGCGGTTCCGCTGACCTTGCCGGATCCAACAACACTGTGATCAAGGGTTCCCCATCCTTCGGTCCTGAGTCCATCTCCACTGAAACCTGGTCTGCTGAGCCTTACGGCCGTAACCTGCACTTTGGTATCCGTGAGCATGCAATGGGATCTATTCTCAACGGAATTTCCCTCCACGGTGGCACCCGTCCATACGGCGGAACCTTCTTGATCTTCTCCGACTACATGCGTCCTGCTGTTCGTTTGGCTGCACTCATGGAAACCGACGCCTACTACGTTTGGACTCACGACTCCATTGGCTTGGGCGAAGATGGCCCAACTCACCAGCCAGTCGAGACCTTGGCTGCACTGCGTGCGATCCCAGGTTTGTCTGTTTTGCGCCCTGCAGATGCTAATGAAACTGCACAGGCTTGGGCTGCGGCACTCGAGTACAAGGAAGGCCCTAAGGGTCTTGCGCTGACTCGTCAGAACGTTCCAGTTCTTGAAGGTACGAAGGAAAAGGCAGCCGAAGGCGTTCGTCGTGGCGCTTACGTTTTGGTTGAAGGCTCCAAGGAGACCCCAGACGTTATCCTTTTGGGTTCCGGCTCTGAAGTTCAGTTGGCAGTTAACGCGGCAAAGGTTCTTGAATCTGAGGGCGTTGCAGCTCGCGTTGTTTCTGTTCCTTGCATGGATTGGTTCCTGGAGCAGGATGCTGACTACATCGAGTCTGTCCTTCCAGCAGCTGTCACTGCTCGTGCATCTGTTGAGGCTGGTATTGCCATGCCGTGGTACCGCCTGCTTGGTACCCAGGGTCGTGCGGTTTCCCTTGAGCACTTCGGCGCTTCTGCGGATTACCAGACCTTGTTTGAAAAGTTCGGTATCACCACCGATGCAGTCGTAGCAGCAGCTAAGGACTCCATCAACGCTTAG